One Procambarus clarkii isolate CNS0578487 chromosome 15, FALCON_Pclarkii_2.0, whole genome shotgun sequence DNA segment encodes these proteins:
- the LOC138365056 gene encoding uncharacterized protein — translation MAGTERSLAGTERSMAGTERSLSGTERNLAGTERSMTGTERSLADTERSLAGTERSLAGTERSLAGTERSLAGTERSMAGTERSLADTERSLAGTESSLAGTERSMAGTERSMAGTERSMAGTERSLSGTERSLAGTERSMAGTERSMAGTERIMTGTERRLSGTERSLAGTERSMAGTERSMAGTERSMAGTERSMAGTERSLAGTESSMAGTERSMAGTERSLAFTERSLAGTERRMTGTDRSMAGTERSLAGTERSLAGTERSLAGTERSLAFTEKSMAGTERSMAGTERSMAGTERSMVGTERSLAGTERSLAFTERSLAGTERSMAGTERSMAGTERTITDGERTMIDGQRTMTVREP, via the coding sequence ATGGCTGGCACAGAGAGAAGTCTGGCTGGCACAgagagaagcatggctggcactgagagaagcctgTCAGGCACAGAGAGAAACCTGGCTGGTACAGAGAGAAGCATGACAggcactgagagaagcctggctgacaCAGAGAGAAGCCtagctggcactgagagaagcctggctggcacagagagaagcctggctggcacAGAGAGAAGCCtagctggcactgagagaagcatggctggcactgagagaagcctggctgacaCAGAGAGAAGCCTAGCTGGCACTGAGAGCAGCCTGGCTGGCACAgagagaagcatggctggcactgagagaagcatggctggcactgagagaagcatggctggcactgagagaagcctgTCTGGCacagagagaagcctggctggcactgagagaagcatggctggcactgagagaagcatggctggcactgagagaatcATGACTGGCACAGAGAGAAGACTgtctggcactgagagaagcctggctggcacagagagaagcatggctggcactgagagaagcatggctggcactgagagaagcatggctggcactgagagaagcatggctggcactgagagaagtcTGGCTGGCACAGAGAGTAGCATGGCTGGTACAGAGAGAAGCATGGCTGgtactgagagaagcctggctttcactgagagaagcctggctggcacAGAGAGACGCATGACTGGCACTGACagaagcatggctggcactgagagaagcctggctggcacagagagaagcctggctggcactgagagaagcctggctggcactgagagaagcctggctttcACTGAGAAaagcatggctggcactgagagaagcatggctggcactgagagaagcatggctggcactgagagaagcatggttggcactgagagaagcctggctggcactgagagaagcctAGCTTtcactgagagaagcctggctggcactgagagaagcatggctggcactgagagaagcatggctggcactgagaggACCATTACTGACGGTGAGAGGACCATGATTGACGGTCAGAGGACCATGACTGTGAGAGAACCGTGA
- the LOC138365058 gene encoding CCR4-NOT transcription complex subunit 3-like yields MKRDYALPSTPKWWTELPSGSSATGATPSSPEDPQSSNLPTSTQAEEERRERFGSGHTSSDPEADSETHATQAGQTDAGRRTAASSTTWGTRPGTGGGALPTLEPSTAGTHGKGAGTDAAGEELEDGRAVQRAVERPTGTPMTPTGAGRAPDGDTTSGGEATTTGGAPVDTGGIASAKETFTSTPTEASSTGSGGKSSSLKRFTCTTAGAEHPAA; encoded by the coding sequence atgaagcgagactatgctctaccgtccacccccaagTGGTGGACGGAGCTACCTTCAGGTAGCTCTGCAACTGGAGCTACCCCATCGTCGCCGGAAGATCCACAGTCGTCTAATTTGCCAACATCAACTCAGGcagaagaagaacgccgggaacgctttggCTCCGGCCACACATCATCAGATCCAGAGGCTGACTCAGAGACACATGCAACACAAGCCGGGCAAACCGATGctggacgcagaacggcagcatcctcaaccacatggggtaccaggccaggcacaggaggaggcGCCTTACCCACCCTAGAACCCAGTACAGCCGGGACACATGGCAAGGGTGCAGGGACAGACGCAGCAGGTGAAGAACTCGAAGATGGGAGAGCCGTGCAGAGGGCAGTCGAAAGACCCACAGGAACTCCAATGACACCAACCGGAGCAGGACGAGCACCCGACGGCGACACAACCTcaggaggagaggcgacaacaacaggaggCGCACCAGTCGACACAGGTGGCATAGCATCGGCCAAAGAGACATTCACATCCACGCCCACCGaagcctcctccacaggaagcggcgggaaatcctcctcactgaagaggttcacgtgCACAACAGCAGGTGCAgaacacccagcagcctga
- the LOC138365057 gene encoding mucin-22-like → MAGTERSMAGTVRSLAGTERSMAGTEKGMAGTVRSLAGTERSIAGTERSLAGTKSSMAGTERSLAGTETSMAGTERSIAVTERSLAGTERSMPGNERSIAGTERSMAGTERSMAGTERSIAGNERSMAGTERSIAGTERSMAGTERSMAGNERSMAGTERSIAGTERSMTGTERSLAGTKRSMDGTERSLAGTVRSLAGTERSMAGNERSLAGTERSLAGTERSLAGTERSLAGTERCMAGIERSLAGTERSMAGNERSMAGTRSIAGTERSMAGTERSMAGTNRSIAGTDRSMAGTERSLAGTERSMAGTERSMTGTDRSMTGTERSMTGNVRSMAGTKRSLAGTERSLAGTERCMAGTERSMAGTERSMAGTERSMAGTDRRIAGTDRSMTGTERSMAGTKRSLAGTERSMAGTERSLAGTERSLAFTERCMAGTERSMAGTVRSLAGTERSMAGTEKGMAGTVRSLAGTERSIAGTERSLAGTKSSMAGTERSLAGTETSMAGTERSIAVTERSLAGTERSMPGNERSIAGTERSMAGTERSMAGTKRSLAERSMAGTERSLAGTERSMAGTERSLAGTERSMAGTE, encoded by the exons atggctggcactgagagaagcatggctggcactgtgAGAAGCCTGGCTGGAactgagagaagcatggctggcactgagaaaggcatggctggcactgtgagaagcctggctggcactgagagaagcatagctggcactgagagaagcctggctggcacTAAGAGTagcatggctggcactgagagaagcctggctggcactgagacaagcatggctggcactgagagaagcataGCTGtcactgagagaagcctggctggcactgagagaagcatgcCTGGCAATGAGAGAAGCAtagctggcactgagagaagcatggctggcactgagagaagcatggctggTACTGAGAGAAGCATAGCTGGCAAtgagagaagcatggctggcactgagagaagcatagctggcactgagagaagcatggctggcactgagagaagcatggctggcaatgagagaagcatggctggcactgagagaagcataGCTGGAACTGAGAGAAGCATgactggcactgagagaagcctggctggcacAAAGAGAAGCATGGATGGCACTGAGAGAAGCCTAGCTGGCACTGTGAGAAGCCtagctggcactgagagaagcatggctggcaatgagagaagcctggctggcactgagagaagcctggctggcactgagagaagcctggctggcactgagagaagcctggctggcactgagagatgCATGGCTGGcattgagagaagcctggctggcactgagagaagcatggctggcaatgagagaagcatggctggcact agaagcattgctggcactgagagaagcatggctggcactgagagaagcatggctggcactAACAGAAGCATAGCTGGCACTGACagaagcatggctggcactgagagaagcctggctggcactgagagaagcatggctggcactgagagaagcatgaCTGGCACTGACAGAAGCATgactggcactgagagaagcatgaCTGGCAATGTgagaagcatggctggcactaagagaagcctggctggcactgagagaagcctggctggcactgagagatgcatggctggcactgagagaagcatggctggcactgagagaagcatggctggcactgagagaagcatggctggcactgacAGAAGAATAGCTGGCACTGACAGAAGCATgactggcactgagagaagcatggctggcactaagagaagcctggctggcactgagagaagcatggctggcactgagagaagcctggctggtactgagagaagcctggctttcACTGAGAGAtgcatggctggcactgagagaagcatggctggcactgtgAGAAGCCTGGCTGGAactgagagaagcatggctggcactgagaaaggcatggctggcactgtgagaagcctggctggcactgagagaagcatagctggcactgagagaagcctggctggcacTAAGAGTagcatggctggcactgagagaagcctggctggcactgagacaagcatggctggcactgagagaagcataGCTGtcactgagagaagcctggctggcactgagagaagcatgcCTGGCAATGAGAGAAGCAtagctggcactgagagaagcatggctggcactgagagaagcatggctggcactaagagaagcctggctg agagaagcatggctggcactgagagaagcctggctggtacagagagaagcatggctggcactgagagaagcctggctggcactgagagaagcatggctggcactgagTGA